A genomic window from Brevibacillus agri includes:
- a CDS encoding amino acid ABC transporter permease, producing the protein MIIDIFLSSYPLFLKATWLTVQLTAVALLLGCIVGLVIAFFRISDSKPLNYFAHVYITVIRGTPLIVQICILYFGLANMVTLSQFWAGAIALAVHNGAYIAEIFRGSIQSIDRGQMEASRSLGMSYPLAMRRIILPQAFRRAIPALGNQFIIGLKDSSLVAYVGMQDLWGTGLGEAASNYKQLETYMVVGLYYLVLIMLFTYFVNRLEARLARGRAPKKQDKGTSVAA; encoded by the coding sequence ATGATTATTGATATTTTCCTATCCAGTTATCCCCTTTTCCTTAAAGCGACATGGCTGACCGTGCAGCTTACGGCAGTCGCCCTCTTGCTCGGGTGCATCGTCGGTCTGGTCATTGCCTTTTTCCGCATATCCGATTCCAAGCCGCTCAACTACTTCGCGCACGTGTACATTACCGTCATTCGCGGTACGCCGCTGATCGTGCAAATTTGTATTTTGTACTTCGGGCTGGCGAACATGGTGACGCTCTCCCAGTTCTGGGCGGGGGCTATCGCGCTTGCGGTCCACAACGGCGCGTACATCGCCGAAATTTTCCGCGGCTCGATCCAGTCGATTGACCGCGGACAGATGGAAGCGTCGCGCTCGCTCGGGATGTCGTATCCGCTGGCGATGCGCCGGATTATTTTGCCGCAGGCGTTCCGCAGGGCGATTCCGGCGCTAGGCAACCAGTTCATCATCGGGCTGAAAGACTCGTCGCTGGTCGCGTACGTAGGAATGCAAGATTTGTGGGGGACCGGTCTCGGCGAGGCGGCTTCCAACTACAAGCAGTTGGAAACGTACATGGTTGTCGGCTTGTACTATCTCGTGCTGATTATGCTGTTCACTTATTTTGTCAACCGATTGGAAGCCAGGCTGGCCCGGGGAAGGGCGCCGAAAAAGCAAGACAAAGGGACGAGTGTTGCAGCGTAA
- a CDS encoding IclR family transcriptional regulator, producing MVQSIERTMKIIRVLISDEKPAWPISELADATGLPISTLHRFLDSMIQFGLVEQEPATKHYKPGYTWMEIGFILHEKLNLRAVARPFMEELANEVEESIFLNVPAGTDSMPIEKVESPLKIRIDENLGERIPLTIGAPSKMILAHAKAAEIAKVVSAQLPEQRQQAFVEQLAAAKQSGYAISYGEKTEGTMAVAAPVFGYGNQLVAALSINAPIFRVPEERLPQLIEKVKEKATAISARIGGA from the coding sequence ATGGTTCAATCTATCGAGCGGACGATGAAAATTATCAGAGTGCTGATATCTGACGAAAAACCTGCCTGGCCGATTTCGGAGCTAGCTGACGCAACTGGCCTGCCCATCAGCACGCTCCATCGTTTTCTCGACTCGATGATCCAGTTCGGCCTGGTTGAGCAGGAGCCTGCGACCAAGCATTACAAGCCGGGATATACCTGGATGGAAATCGGCTTTATTCTGCATGAAAAGCTGAATTTGCGCGCCGTGGCGCGGCCGTTCATGGAGGAGCTGGCAAACGAGGTCGAGGAGAGCATTTTCCTCAACGTGCCGGCGGGGACAGATTCGATGCCGATCGAAAAGGTCGAAAGCCCGCTGAAAATCCGCATCGACGAGAATTTGGGGGAGCGCATTCCTCTCACGATTGGCGCTCCCAGCAAAATGATTCTCGCTCATGCCAAGGCGGCTGAAATCGCCAAGGTCGTCTCCGCGCAACTGCCCGAGCAGCGGCAGCAGGCATTTGTAGAGCAACTGGCAGCAGCGAAGCAGAGCGGCTATGCCATCAGCTACGGGGAGAAAACGGAAGGGACGATGGCAGTCGCAGCCCCGGTCTTCGGCTACGGCAACCAGCTCGTGGCAGCCTTGTCGATCAATGCGCCGATCTTCCGGGTCCCGGAGGAAAGGCTGCCGCAGCTCATTGAAAAAGTAAAAGAGAAGGCCACCGCGATTTCGGCAAGAATCGGCGGAGCCTAG
- a CDS encoding ornithine cyclodeaminase family protein, whose product MFPFRVINQETTEDLLDMASVIEVVEQAYQMKSAQQATLFPMIFHEFEPGKADMDIKSGHLPQADVFGLKLVSWFGDNDQKGLPQLLGTVMVLDSRTGVPQGILSGEHITCMRTGAAGGIGAKYLARPESEHLLMIGTGHQAPFQIMATLMAIPNIKRVSISNPRSHAKAEKFAAEIKDKLLAKFVSKYKGDEYERYAQKCEVEFVAVDDLEAATGQADVIITATPAREPFIRREWVRPGTHITCIGADMEGKQEIDERLFAVGRVFTDDIGQAVRVGETEIPLKKGLITEADIAAEIGSVISGHAAGRQSAEEITIFDSTGIAIQDLLTAQHILRMAESRGAGAIVDL is encoded by the coding sequence ATGTTTCCATTTCGCGTCATCAATCAGGAAACCACGGAAGACTTACTGGATATGGCCAGCGTGATCGAAGTGGTCGAGCAAGCCTACCAGATGAAGTCGGCGCAGCAAGCGACGCTGTTTCCGATGATCTTTCACGAATTTGAACCGGGGAAAGCAGACATGGACATCAAATCCGGTCATTTGCCCCAGGCGGACGTGTTTGGACTGAAGCTCGTCTCCTGGTTTGGGGACAACGATCAGAAAGGCTTGCCGCAACTGCTCGGGACTGTGATGGTGCTGGACAGCCGCACAGGCGTCCCGCAGGGGATTTTGAGCGGCGAACACATCACCTGCATGCGGACAGGCGCGGCAGGGGGGATCGGAGCGAAGTATTTGGCCCGCCCGGAATCGGAGCATTTGCTGATGATCGGGACGGGGCACCAGGCGCCTTTTCAGATCATGGCAACATTGATGGCGATTCCAAACATCAAGCGAGTCTCCATCAGCAACCCGCGTTCCCATGCAAAAGCAGAGAAGTTCGCAGCAGAGATCAAAGACAAGCTGCTCGCCAAGTTCGTCTCGAAGTACAAGGGCGACGAATACGAGCGGTACGCACAAAAATGCGAAGTAGAATTTGTGGCGGTAGACGACCTCGAAGCGGCAACAGGACAAGCGGACGTCATCATTACCGCGACACCAGCGCGGGAGCCGTTCATCCGCCGCGAATGGGTCCGGCCTGGCACGCACATTACGTGCATCGGCGCCGACATGGAAGGCAAGCAGGAAATTGACGAGCGCCTTTTCGCTGTCGGACGCGTCTTTACCGACGATATCGGGCAGGCTGTACGCGTGGGCGAAACCGAGATTCCGCTGAAAAAAGGACTGATAACAGAAGCAGACATCGCGGCGGAGATCGGGAGTGTTATTTCCGGGCATGCCGCCGGGCGACAGTCTGCGGAAGAAATCACGATTTTTGACAGCACAGGGATTGCCATTCAAGATTTGCTGACGGCGCAACATATTTTGCGGATGGCCGAAAGCCGCGGCGCAGGAGCCATCGTCGACCTGTAG
- a CDS encoding aminotransferase: MRIAPFKVEEWMNAYELEAVYNIAETCVDSLTVEELIRLSAEPEDFFREMAQKKLTYGHIEGSPEFRSLVAGMYETMKPENILAMNGAIGANFLTLFSLVNPGDEVVAVHPTYQQIYEVPAAFGAEVKHLRLVPEKQFLPDLDELRALVTDKTKLICINNPNNPSGALMDEALLREIVEIARSVDAYLLCDEVYRHLHQDPEIVVPSIVDLYEKGIATSSMSKVFSLAGLRLGWIAAPLDVIKNCISHRDYTTISCGMLDDMLAVHALKNRDKIMERNLKIVRDNLQILDDWVASEPLISYVKPQAGTTAMLKYELDMPSETFCIDLFKSTGAFLTPGSCFDMEGWVRIGYACDTEVLKAGLAQVSKFLQAQK; the protein is encoded by the coding sequence ATGAGAATTGCCCCTTTTAAAGTGGAAGAATGGATGAACGCCTACGAGCTGGAGGCCGTGTACAATATCGCGGAAACGTGCGTCGATTCGCTCACCGTGGAAGAACTGATCCGGCTCTCTGCGGAACCGGAAGACTTTTTTCGCGAGATGGCGCAAAAGAAGCTGACGTACGGCCACATCGAAGGCTCGCCGGAGTTCCGCAGCCTTGTTGCGGGGATGTACGAGACGATGAAGCCGGAAAACATTTTGGCGATGAACGGAGCGATCGGCGCCAACTTTTTGACCTTGTTTTCGCTCGTAAACCCCGGCGATGAGGTCGTTGCCGTCCACCCGACCTACCAGCAAATTTACGAGGTGCCTGCGGCTTTCGGAGCAGAGGTGAAGCATTTGCGCCTGGTGCCGGAAAAGCAGTTTTTGCCTGACCTGGACGAGCTGCGCGCGCTGGTCACCGACAAGACCAAGCTGATCTGCATCAACAACCCGAACAATCCGTCCGGGGCCTTGATGGACGAAGCTTTGCTGCGGGAGATTGTGGAGATTGCCCGTTCGGTTGACGCCTATTTGCTGTGTGACGAGGTGTACCGCCACTTGCACCAGGACCCGGAGATCGTCGTGCCGTCCATTGTGGATTTGTATGAAAAAGGGATCGCGACGAGCAGCATGTCCAAAGTGTTTTCGCTCGCCGGGCTGCGTCTGGGCTGGATCGCAGCGCCGCTCGACGTCATCAAAAACTGCATCTCGCACCGCGACTACACGACGATCAGTTGCGGGATGCTCGACGACATGCTGGCTGTGCACGCGTTGAAAAACCGGGACAAGATCATGGAGCGCAACCTGAAAATCGTGCGGGACAACCTGCAAATTCTCGACGACTGGGTGGCGAGCGAGCCGCTCATCTCCTACGTCAAGCCGCAGGCAGGCACGACTGCGATGCTGAAATACGAGCTGGATATGCCATCGGAAACGTTTTGCATCGACTTGTTCAAATCGACGGGAGCCTTTTTGACGCCAGGAAGCTGCTTCGACATGGAAGGCTGGGTGCGGATCGGGTACGCTTGCGATACAGAGGTGCTCAAGGCTGGTCTGGCGCAGGTTTCGAAGTTTTTGCAGGCGCAAAAGTAA